The Papio anubis isolate 15944 chromosome 1, Panubis1.0, whole genome shotgun sequence genome window below encodes:
- the CD52 gene encoding CAMPATH-1 antigen: protein MKRFLFLLLTISLLVMVQIQTGVSGQNATSQNNSPSASSNLSGGGFLFFVANAIIHLFYFS from the exons ATGAAGCGCTTCCTCTTCCTCTTACTCACCATCAGCCTCCTGGTTATGGTACAG ATACAAACTGGAGTCTCCGGACAAAACGCCACCAGCCAAAACAACAGCCCCTCAGCATCCAGCAACTTGAGCGGAGGCGGTTTCCTTTTCTTCGTGGCCAATGCCATAATCCACCTCTTCTACTTCAGTTGA